ATCTCCCGGCCGCGGGCTAGCGCGTGGTCCATCATCCTCTGGCTGTTCTCGCTGATCGTATAATCGATCTTCGGCGCCGGAATGCCGTGGCTGTCCTTCAGCACGGGATCGAGCGTGACCTGGTTGTGTTCCTCCGGCAGATCCTCGCAGATCGCAGAGAAGCCCAGCCGATGGCCGTTGAGCTTGCGGAAGACGCGGTGATGATCCTCGCCCCACGGCAGAATGCCCTTCTGCTCGCTGACGACGGCCTCGAATACCGGCCCGGCGCCGCGGACGAACTGGACGCCATAGCCGCGCACGAAGCCGCGCGAGAGGTCCGTGTCGTACCACTCCTTGCTCCACAGGCAGGTCGGCGGTGCGCGGTTCGAGTCGGTCGGCTCCTTCACGTAGCCGTAGATCTGCGCATAGGGGTGGAACATCAAGTTCTTGCCGACGAGGCCGGATGAATTGGCAAGGCCGTTCGGGAAGCGGTCAGATTTCGAATTCAGCAGCAGGCGGGGCGTGCCGACGCCGTTGCAGGCGATGATCACGACATGTGCCGGCTGGAACTGCTCGACGCCGTCCTTGTCGTAGTAGACGACGCCTGTGGCCATGCCGTGCTCGTCGGTGGTGATCTCGCGCACCCGGCAATGGGTACGCAGCTCGACGCCGGCGCGAACCGCGTGCGGCCAATAGGTGATGTCGGTCGAGGACTTTGCGCCTTGCGCGCAGGCGGGCGTGCAATGGCCGAGATTGATGCAGCGCGCGCGCCCTTCGTAATCCATCGTCGCGACCGTCGTGTCCGACGGCCACCAGTGCCAGCCCAGCTTGTTCATGGCCTTGCCGATGATGGCGCCGGACAGTCCCATCGGTTGTTGCGGCATCGGCGGATGCGTCAGCGGCGACAGCGGATCGCCTGACAGGCCGGAGGTGCCCATCATGCGGTCGTTCTCCTCGAAGAACGGCGTCAGAGTGTCGTAGTCGATCGGCCAGTCGTCTGCGACGCCGTCGAGAGTCTTCACCTTGAAATCGGAGGGATGCAGCCGCGGCCAGTGTGCGGTGTACATTACCGTCGAGCCGCCGACCGCATTATAGTTCACGACCTTGATCGGGGAATTGTCGTCATTGATCGGATAATCCTCGGGCCGACCGCGGACGTTCGGGCTCGACGACCACTCGCCGTAGAACTTGGCCTCCCAGTCGCGGCCCGTGCTCGGGTATTCTGCGGGGTTCATCCAGCCGCCCTGCTCCAGGCAGAGGATGTGCATCTTGGTCTCGGCCAGCGACCACGCCACCGCTGCGCCCGAAGCGCCGGCGCCGATGATCAGGACGTCCACGGGATCTTTCATCAAAACTTCTTCCTCCCGCCCTCGCCACTTCCCGTGCGATTCGGCCATCGCGGCTCACAAGGCCGCGGAACGATAGGGGCAGACCGCACGGCGAGTAAAGGCCGGCGGGCGAATGTCGCACTTCGCACAGCGCAGACCATTGGTCTGGCGACTGCCGGATGCTAGGAACGAGGGGCAAGAGCAATCGATAGCGAGAAATTATGTCCCTCGAGAATTCATTTGCCGCCGCCCGCGCCTTCGCGCTCGTTTTGTTTCTCGCTCTGTCCGCAATTCTGGGGGCCGCCAGCCCCGCCGCCGCGCTGACCGCAGCTGCGACGGTTCGGGATGCCAATTCGATCCAGCTTGGCGACGTCACCTATCGGCTCGACGGCGTCGACGCGCCCGAACTCGACCAGGTCTGCATCGACGACCACGCCGATCCCTGGACCTGCGGCATCGAGGCCCGCGACCAGCTTACCAAGCTGATCGACGGAAAGCCGGTTCGCTGTGACGACGTCGGCCCGGAGAAGAGCTTTGGCAAGCGCCACCGCGCGATCTGCACGGTCGAGGGCGACAAGGTCTCGTTGAACGAGCAACTGGTCAGGCTGGGCTTTGGCATCGCGCGCGAGCCCCTCAAGGCCAACGTCAAGCCGGCCGCCGCCGAGGCCAAATCGGCGTCGGCCGGAATCTGGAGAGGTTGCTTTGTTGCACCGCAAGAATTCCGGACCGGCAAGAAGGACGGCGCCCTGCTCGGCGCAGCCTGCCGCGCCGACCGCGACAAGGAGATTCGCGCGGTGCTGTTTCCGGAGGAGCTGACGGCACCGCCGAGTTGCGTCATCAAGGGCAAGCTCGCGGTGCGCGCCCACGTCACCGGCAATATCGGCATCTATCATCTGCGGGGGTGTCCGAGCTACGCCGCGACCACCAAGCCCGACCGCTGGTTCTGCACCGAAGACGACGCGCAGGCCTCGGGCTTCCGCAAGGCCTATAATTGCCGCCGGCCAAAGTGAACAATTAGTTCACGCAGCCGTGAGTGGTAGGCCAAGACAGTATTGATCCGGAATTGAACTGAAACGGAAGTTGCTGCACCTATATGTGTACGCAAGCGCTTTGCGCGTGCGTTTCCTTGGCGGCAATCCGGCTTCGGCCGATTGCTTTGCTCGGGCGTTTCCTCCCTAGACTTGGGCCGCTTGTCACACGCAAGCGGCTCTTCTTTTTTGTGCAGATCTAGCTGTGCATCCGGATGAACTGATCCATCGGCGGCATGTTCTGGTTGAGGTGCGCCATGATCCAGACGGTGCCGCCGACGACCAGGAAGACGACCAGCAAACCAAAGGCCAGTGCCAGTACGTTGTTGGTGTTGTCAGGTCCCGTGGTGATGTGCAGGAAGAACACCAGATGCACGCCCATCTGCGCGATCGCCAGCACGATCAGCGCGACGGGAATCGACGGCTGCCAGACCAGATTGGTGCCTGCGATGAAGAACGAGGTCGCAGTGAGCAGCAGCGCCAGGCCAAGGCCAACGACATAGCCGAGGACACGCTCGCCGACGCTGTGTTGCTCTTCTTCGCCCGGCGCGAGATCATGTTCGATGTGCGTCTGATCGGTCATGCGCCACCTCCAAGCAGATAGACGACGGAAAACACCCCGACCCAGATGATGTCGAGCGCGTGCCAGAACAGTGCAAAGCACATCATCCGGCGTAGGACGTCGGCGCGAAAGCCCTTTGCGAAGACCTGGGCCATCATGGTGAGCAGCCAGAGCACGCCGGCTGACACGTGCAAGCCGTGGCATCCGACCAGCGAGAAAAACGCGGTCAGGAACGCGCTGCGCGACGGACCATAGCCGCGGGCGACGAGGTCGGCGAATTCCTTGAACTCGATGGCGAGGAAGATCAGCCCGAGCGCGCACGTTACGCCCATGCCGAGGTAGAACCAGAACCGGTTGCGGACGTCGGCCGCGATACTGGCCATGCCGCAGGTGAAGCTCGACAGCAGCAGGCAGACCGTCTCGATCGCGACGTTACGCTGCTCAAAAATCTCCGAGCCCTTGGGGCCGTCCGCGGTCTGGCCGGCCAGCACCGCATAGGCCGCAAAGAAGCAGGAGAACATCACGATGTCGGAGAGCAGGAACACCCAAAAGCCGTAGGCGGTGACGATCCGCTTCGGCGCGGGCCCGGGATGCTCGACGACAAGGCCAATGTGATGGGGATCGGCATGCGCGTGGCCGACGGTCGCGGTCATCGCCATCAGATTGCCCCCGCCATGCTGACGAGGCTGCGCCGCTCCTCGAGGTTGACACGGTCGATCGCGGCGACCTCAGCGGCCGGGATGACGTACTCGTCATGGTCGCGCCAGGCGAACACGACGAAGGTCGCGAACGCGCCGATGCCGCCCAAAATCACCATCCACCAGATGTGCCAGATCAGTGCGAAGCCCATGATGGTCGCGAAGAACGCGCAGACGAATCCTGTCGGCGAGTTTCTGGGCATCTCGAT
The genomic region above belongs to Bradyrhizobium sp. CCBAU 53338 and contains:
- a CDS encoding GMC family oxidoreductase — translated: MKDPVDVLIIGAGASGAAVAWSLAETKMHILCLEQGGWMNPAEYPSTGRDWEAKFYGEWSSSPNVRGRPEDYPINDDNSPIKVVNYNAVGGSTVMYTAHWPRLHPSDFKVKTLDGVADDWPIDYDTLTPFFEENDRMMGTSGLSGDPLSPLTHPPMPQQPMGLSGAIIGKAMNKLGWHWWPSDTTVATMDYEGRARCINLGHCTPACAQGAKSSTDITYWPHAVRAGVELRTHCRVREITTDEHGMATGVVYYDKDGVEQFQPAHVVIIACNGVGTPRLLLNSKSDRFPNGLANSSGLVGKNLMFHPYAQIYGYVKEPTDSNRAPPTCLWSKEWYDTDLSRGFVRGYGVQFVRGAGPVFEAVVSEQKGILPWGEDHHRVFRKLNGHRLGFSAICEDLPEEHNQVTLDPVLKDSHGIPAPKIDYTISENSQRMMDHALARGREILETAGATDICINSPIPWGGWHLLGTARMGTDPKKSVVNEWGRTHDVKNLFIVDGSIFVTSGGVNPTSTIQALALYIADQMKQRLANLFD
- a CDS encoding thermonuclease family protein, translated to MSLENSFAAARAFALVLFLALSAILGAASPAAALTAAATVRDANSIQLGDVTYRLDGVDAPELDQVCIDDHADPWTCGIEARDQLTKLIDGKPVRCDDVGPEKSFGKRHRAICTVEGDKVSLNEQLVRLGFGIAREPLKANVKPAAAEAKSASAGIWRGCFVAPQEFRTGKKDGALLGAACRADRDKEIRAVLFPEELTAPPSCVIKGKLAVRAHVTGNIGIYHLRGCPSYAATTKPDRWFCTEDDAQASGFRKAYNCRRPK
- the cyoD gene encoding cytochrome o ubiquinol oxidase subunit IV; its protein translation is MTDQTHIEHDLAPGEEEQHSVGERVLGYVVGLGLALLLTATSFFIAGTNLVWQPSIPVALIVLAIAQMGVHLVFFLHITTGPDNTNNVLALAFGLLVVFLVVGGTVWIMAHLNQNMPPMDQFIRMHS
- a CDS encoding cytochrome (ubi)quinol oxidase subunit III, which encodes MAMTATVGHAHADPHHIGLVVEHPGPAPKRIVTAYGFWVFLLSDIVMFSCFFAAYAVLAGQTADGPKGSEIFEQRNVAIETVCLLLSSFTCGMASIAADVRNRFWFYLGMGVTCALGLIFLAIEFKEFADLVARGYGPSRSAFLTAFFSLVGCHGLHVSAGVLWLLTMMAQVFAKGFRADVLRRMMCFALFWHALDIIWVGVFSVVYLLGGGA